In Chloroflexota bacterium, the genomic stretch CTGAGTGCGGACAACAATCTGGCCGAACGGAGCCTTCGTCCGCTGGTGGTAGCGCGCAAGATCAGCGGGGGTACGCGGAGTAGCCGCGGTAGCAGGATCACGTTGGCCCTGGCCAGTCTCTTTGAGACGTGGAAAGCACGTGGGCTCAATCCCCTTACGCAGTGCTTCAGTATGCTTGCTCAAGGCCCTTAACCTCGAAGCTGAAATTTCTTACCTCAAATCTGAACAGTTACCAGCGCACGTGTATTTTGACAAAGGAGCATTTAAATATTATACTATATTAATCTAGCATCAAATAATTCAACCATGCATTTACTTCAAAGTAACCAGAACGCAACACAATGGAGGAGGACAACTTAGTGATGCACGGCAGCCCAGGCACCTTCTATCATCACCGCTGGTTCTGGCTTGTGATGGTGGTGTTGCTTCTGATTGTTCTCATCCTGGTTGGCTTGTTCCTCGCTTCATGTGCCTCTGTATCGGAGTCGTTGGCCTCCTCAACTTTACCTGCACCGCCGCCCCAAGCTGAAGAGAGGCCTGTTTCTGCCGCTGGTCGCGCTTCTCCCATAAATCTGCCGCCGGTCATTTTCGTGATGACGGATTGGTGGAATGGTGATTGGGGTAATCCCAATTACTATTTCACGTACACAAATCAGTTTGGCGGCATTGAAGTAGTGCGCGGTCATCCAGAATGGGGTGCATTGGGAGGATGGTGGGAGTTTGTGTGGGCTCATCTAAATCCATACAAAGGCGTCTATGACTGGACAAAAACGGATGAGTATATCCTAAAGGCCCAAGAGATGAAGGTTACATTGCCGGATGGAAGCGTCATCGCGAAGCCGGTAGGCATCGCGGTGACAACCTGGACGTTTCACGAGACGGCAGAACAAATTGGTGTGAACTGGACGCCTAGTTGGGTAGCTTCTATGGGCGGGGGCAGCATCACCTCATGCTATGACCCGGATGGGCCATCGGGGCCGTGCAAGCCGATGTGCACCCCGAACTTTGGCAATACGGTGTGGCAGTATTGGTTTGATCAGTTCATTCTGGCCATGGGACAGCATTACGACAACAATCCAGACTTTTACAACCTGGCCTGGATCAACATAGCCACCGGAGTGGATGAAGAAACCATGGAGCGCAAGAACGTGTTTGGTTGCACCTACACTACAGGAGATAGTCCGACCTTCCTTAATTGGGTTAACCGCGTGATGGGTACCTATAACCTTGCTTTCCCCAACACTCCGCAGTTTATCCAATCCACACTGCACCACATTCATCA encodes the following:
- a CDS encoding transposase; protein product: LSADNNLAERSLRPLVVARKISGGTRSSRGSRITLALASLFETWKARGLNPLTQCFSMLAQGP